One window of Candidatus Ozemobacteraceae bacterium genomic DNA carries:
- a CDS encoding tetratricopeptide repeat protein, with the protein MLPQVLQTLLRATGLVVAVTLAISPWIIAVDVNDPFLNQSWLMFGLASVCLAVLAAVRIRFQPRRPQFPLLSAGIVAWIAIAAAALHSSYLVALRISLLWGGLLLILFALRAMLRDRDAVPLLMLVSASGLLMAVYALFQAFGYDVLTWPGSLYRVVGTLSNPQYLSAYLLSTSLVTIGLCLDPALWSPAGRFALFVSAIVQAAGMYATQMVACRLSLVFGLILYLTTFWETRPGKLLRTTPLLAGSITTIILITIYGTVSIGVSSYPWHSLSSASSANIPAITRLFEWSMGFKVFARQPLTGIGPGAAAYQLSSFRPQLGTVLGLSRYNDDPHAWPVHLLAETGLGGLFAACSLLAAIFGVHARRRQAPPPEDDDGTVSPAAHPANPAPANVSPPVRPSSTTGMKHSIARAAIVPAAALLYYGLFNNALSVTPLLTQLVLLVGLHQALCLRNVRWRRGFSFTAIAWFLLLPVFAVSAWVCQSSHHVVESHMFSGLRLLEAEKPDAAERAFAAALQQNPQHLQALWGLALSCERQGRTQRTMETLARLDSLSPNAFSAKYEIARLALENRLLLEAHRAALQNLNGNHNPLSYELLGRILLLEGRRTEAARIFEEGLRLVPPWQQEEIDAAARIRLHLAEFHTENGDWKDAEPLLANLPQNLASSPAVQYMRGLAAYKAGNATAALALFEQAVAADTASEPKYLNAAGFLLAETNGDLDRAQQMLEDAYRIYRSKQPPLLSEILQVTHSLGIVAWKKGQMKRAGELLQIVAEQSPAEWGPLTEERQADLRRFIAGGPPDRNAPMPASATAVPATGTVTASETVIASGTPNASDTR; encoded by the coding sequence ATGCTGCCGCAGGTCCTCCAGACGCTCCTCCGGGCGACCGGCCTGGTCGTCGCCGTCACGCTCGCCATTTCCCCGTGGATCATCGCCGTCGACGTCAACGACCCCTTTCTCAATCAGTCCTGGCTCATGTTCGGTCTGGCAAGCGTCTGTCTCGCCGTTCTCGCCGCCGTCAGGATACGGTTCCAGCCGCGACGGCCCCAGTTTCCGCTTCTCTCGGCGGGCATCGTCGCCTGGATCGCGATTGCGGCAGCCGCCCTGCACTCGTCGTATCTCGTCGCCCTGAGAATCAGCCTGCTCTGGGGGGGCCTGCTCCTGATCCTGTTCGCGCTCCGGGCAATGCTCCGCGATCGGGACGCCGTCCCCCTGCTCATGCTCGTATCGGCCTCGGGGCTTCTGATGGCCGTCTACGCGCTGTTCCAGGCGTTCGGATACGACGTTCTCACCTGGCCGGGATCGCTCTACCGGGTCGTCGGCACCCTTTCGAACCCGCAGTATCTCAGCGCCTACCTGTTGTCCACCAGCCTGGTGACGATCGGCCTCTGCCTCGACCCAGCCCTCTGGTCACCTGCCGGACGGTTTGCCCTGTTCGTTTCGGCGATCGTCCAGGCCGCGGGCATGTATGCCACGCAGATGGTCGCCTGCCGGCTCAGCCTCGTCTTCGGCCTTATCCTCTATCTCACCACCTTCTGGGAAACCCGTCCGGGGAAGCTGCTTCGCACAACGCCGCTCCTCGCCGGCTCGATCACCACGATTATTTTGATAACAATATATGGCACCGTATCAATAGGCGTCTCGTCCTATCCGTGGCACAGTCTGTCGAGCGCCTCGAGCGCGAACATCCCGGCGATCACCCGCCTGTTCGAGTGGAGCATGGGGTTCAAGGTGTTTGCCCGCCAACCGCTGACGGGCATTGGACCGGGAGCGGCCGCGTATCAGTTGTCCTCGTTCCGGCCCCAGTTGGGCACCGTACTCGGCCTGTCCCGCTACAACGACGACCCGCACGCCTGGCCGGTCCATCTTCTGGCCGAAACGGGGCTGGGCGGTCTGTTCGCCGCCTGTTCCCTTCTCGCCGCGATTTTCGGCGTTCATGCGCGTCGACGCCAGGCGCCGCCCCCCGAAGACGACGACGGAACCGTCTCGCCAGCTGCTCATCCGGCCAACCCGGCTCCGGCGAACGTCTCTCCGCCCGTCCGGCCCTCCTCGACGACGGGAATGAAGCATTCGATCGCCCGCGCCGCCATCGTTCCGGCCGCCGCTCTTTTATACTATGGTCTTTTTAACAATGCGCTCTCGGTCACGCCCCTGCTGACTCAGCTGGTTCTGCTCGTCGGCCTACACCAGGCCCTCTGCCTCCGCAATGTCCGGTGGCGGCGGGGATTTTCCTTCACCGCGATCGCCTGGTTCCTCCTCCTTCCGGTGTTCGCCGTCAGCGCCTGGGTATGCCAGTCGTCGCACCACGTCGTCGAGAGCCACATGTTTTCGGGGCTCCGTCTGCTCGAAGCGGAGAAACCGGACGCCGCCGAACGGGCGTTCGCGGCCGCCTTGCAGCAGAATCCGCAGCATCTGCAGGCCCTCTGGGGACTGGCTCTCTCCTGCGAACGCCAAGGCCGGACGCAGCGAACCATGGAAACGCTCGCACGTCTGGATTCCCTTAGCCCGAACGCGTTTTCCGCGAAATACGAGATTGCGCGCCTCGCCCTGGAAAACCGGCTTCTGCTCGAAGCCCATCGCGCCGCCCTGCAGAACCTGAACGGCAATCATAACCCGCTCAGCTACGAACTCCTCGGCAGAATTCTCCTTCTCGAGGGCAGACGAACCGAGGCGGCCCGAATTTTCGAGGAGGGCCTGCGGCTCGTTCCCCCCTGGCAACAAGAGGAAATCGACGCGGCAGCCCGCATCCGGCTCCACCTCGCCGAATTTCACACCGAGAACGGCGACTGGAAGGATGCCGAGCCTCTTCTTGCCAATCTTCCCCAGAACCTCGCCTCGTCCCCGGCCGTCCAGTATATGCGCGGACTTGCAGCCTATAAGGCCGGGAACGCGACCGCCGCCCTTGCCCTGTTCGAGCAGGCCGTCGCGGCGGATACGGCCAGCGAGCCCAAGTATCTGAACGCCGCCGGGTTCCTGCTCGCCGAGACGAACGGCGATCTCGACCGGGCACAGCAGATGCTCGAGGACGCCTACCGGATCTACCGGTCCAAGCAGCCTCCCCTGCTAAGCGAGATTCTCCAGGTGACGCACAGTCTCGGCATCGTCGCCTGGAAGAAGGGCCAGATGAAGCGCGCCGGCGAACTTCTCCAGATCGTCGCCGAGCAATCACCCGCTGAATGGGGCCCTCTGACCGAAGAGAGGCAGGCCGACCTGCGCAGGTTCATCGCGGGGGGCCCACCCGACCGCAACGCTCCGATGCCCGCATCGGCAACGGCGGTCCCCGCGACCGGAACCGTGACGGCATCCGAGACGGTCATCGCGTCCGGAACGCCCAACGCATCGGACACCCGATGA
- a CDS encoding DUF192 domain-containing protein translates to MHGQPQELPFVQATLAGRPVRLMLAKTAQQQMYGLMFRTTLGADEGMLFCYDAPRRMSFWMKNTILPLDLIFFDADLRIAEFIKGMKPGIGIGDALLPRYTSAGLVQYGLEMASGTVDAWSLRPGDRLEIPLPLLGTE, encoded by the coding sequence ATGCACGGGCAACCCCAGGAACTTCCCTTCGTTCAAGCCACTCTCGCCGGCCGCCCCGTCCGCCTGATGCTGGCGAAAACGGCGCAACAGCAGATGTACGGACTGATGTTCCGGACCACGCTGGGCGCCGACGAAGGCATGCTCTTCTGCTACGATGCGCCCCGTCGGATGTCGTTCTGGATGAAAAACACCATCCTGCCTCTCGACCTGATTTTCTTCGACGCCGACCTGCGCATCGCCGAGTTCATCAAAGGGATGAAACCCGGCATCGGCATCGGCGACGCACTTCTGCCGCGGTATACATCGGCAGGCCTCGTCCAGTATGGGCTTGAAATGGCATCGGGAACCGTCGATGCTTGGAGTCTGCGCCCTGGCGACAGGCTCGAGATTCCCCTGCCGCTTCTCGGCACGGAATAG
- the ptsP gene encoding phosphoenolpyruvate--protein phosphotransferase, whose product MMAGIELQGSSMLKGLAISPGYALGRAHCLQHLQLDNVPATPVAADGIEAEVARFQNALRQSRLEISQLLELPQIKSSLEIANIFQAHQTLIDDPDLSKEVVKRIRDRRLCLESVLSAVIKDYSEFFRKLPDPQFQGKAIDIMDIGRRILRNCQANSPISTQFQSQDGIIIIAEDLTPSDIVGFDPKIIRGIAMSEGTATSHASILARSLGIPALIQVKHLLCEVKPGSFLIVDGNSGSLVVDPPANVVEEYQQAFIQFEQQKRSMQDILTQPATTRDGTRLRLYANIGQSQDVDAVLANQADGIGLYRTEFTYLIRRRFPTEEELLDIYWSVVERLGNADVVIRTIDLGGDKIPYLVGQSIEKNPELGWRAVRMALDLTDMFKTQLRAILRTCARSGRGNVRVLFPMISNLSELRRAKALLQETAAELKQDGVPVPEKIPVGTMIEVPSAALMAGRLVREVDFLSIGSNDLIQYTLAVDRTNSKVAHLYQPANPAVLRLIHEVVEAGAAAGKDVSLCGELAGDSRYTTLLLGLGLRVFSMNAVFIPRVKQIVRSVSLPELRSRVLPLLDLDTADEIEEGIATINAELGIL is encoded by the coding sequence ATGATGGCCGGAATCGAATTGCAAGGGTCGTCCATGCTCAAGGGTCTTGCCATTTCACCGGGGTACGCGCTTGGCCGCGCGCACTGCCTGCAACATCTTCAGCTCGACAACGTTCCCGCGACGCCCGTTGCGGCAGACGGAATCGAGGCTGAGGTTGCGCGTTTCCAGAACGCTCTGCGGCAGTCCCGTCTCGAAATTTCCCAGCTTCTCGAACTTCCGCAGATCAAGAGCAGTCTCGAGATCGCCAACATTTTCCAGGCGCATCAAACGCTGATCGACGACCCCGACCTCAGCAAGGAGGTCGTCAAGCGGATCCGGGACCGCAGGCTCTGTCTCGAGTCGGTGCTGTCGGCTGTCATCAAGGACTACAGCGAGTTCTTCCGCAAACTGCCCGACCCCCAGTTTCAGGGCAAGGCGATCGACATCATGGATATCGGCCGCCGCATTCTTCGCAACTGCCAGGCAAACTCCCCGATCTCGACGCAGTTTCAGTCGCAGGACGGGATCATCATCATCGCCGAAGACCTCACCCCCTCGGACATCGTCGGCTTCGATCCCAAAATCATCCGAGGCATCGCGATGTCGGAGGGCACGGCGACGTCGCACGCCTCGATTCTGGCGCGTTCGCTCGGCATTCCCGCGCTGATCCAGGTCAAGCACCTGCTGTGCGAGGTCAAGCCCGGCTCGTTCCTCATCGTGGACGGCAACTCGGGAAGCCTCGTCGTCGACCCGCCGGCGAACGTCGTCGAGGAGTATCAGCAGGCATTCATACAGTTCGAGCAGCAGAAACGCTCAATGCAGGACATCCTCACACAGCCCGCGACGACCCGCGACGGCACCCGGCTGCGCCTGTATGCGAACATCGGCCAGTCGCAGGACGTCGATGCCGTCCTGGCCAACCAGGCCGACGGCATCGGGCTGTACCGCACCGAATTCACGTATCTCATCCGTCGCCGGTTCCCTACCGAGGAGGAGCTGCTGGACATCTACTGGTCGGTCGTGGAGCGACTCGGTAACGCCGACGTCGTCATCCGCACCATCGATCTCGGCGGCGACAAGATTCCCTACCTCGTCGGCCAGTCGATCGAGAAAAACCCCGAACTGGGCTGGCGCGCCGTCCGAATGGCCCTCGACCTGACCGACATGTTCAAAACCCAGCTTCGGGCGATTCTTCGCACCTGCGCCAGGAGCGGGCGCGGGAACGTCCGCGTCCTGTTCCCGATGATCTCAAACCTGAGCGAACTGCGCAGGGCCAAGGCGCTCCTGCAGGAAACCGCCGCGGAGCTGAAGCAGGACGGCGTCCCGGTTCCCGAGAAGATTCCCGTGGGAACGATGATCGAAGTGCCCTCCGCTGCCCTCATGGCGGGGCGCCTGGTGCGAGAGGTCGATTTTCTCTCGATCGGAAGCAACGATCTGATCCAGTACACCCTCGCCGTCGACCGTACCAACTCGAAGGTCGCCCACCTGTACCAACCGGCGAACCCGGCAGTGCTGCGGCTGATACACGAAGTCGTCGAGGCGGGCGCCGCCGCGGGAAAAGACGTGAGTCTCTGCGGCGAACTCGCCGGCGACAGCAGGTATACGACTCTGCTGCTTGGGCTAGGGCTTCGCGTTTTCTCGATGAACGCCGTTTTCATCCCCCGCGTCAAGCAAATCGTCAGGTCGGTCTCGCTGCCGGAGCTTCGATCACGCGTTCTGCCGTTGCTCGATCTCGACACGGCCGACGAAATCGAGGAAGGGATCGCCACCATCAACGCCGAGCTGGGAATCCTGTGA
- the surE gene encoding 5'/3'-nucleotidase SurE, with protein sequence MRILISNDDGIMAKGIVALAEALLPLGRVSVAAPNRERSACSHSLTLEHPLRATSVHFPVPVHDAWAISGTPSDCVKLAIGQLLREPPDVVVSGINKGANLSVDVFYSGTAAAAMEGAFAGFPAFAFSLASYDPASDFTCAAKWAAACLKYVMEHGPEKNIMYNINMPALPERDVKGVRVTRMGHVRYRESFECRKDPNGKPYYWLCGDPEILDQSPECDIVAVREGYVSVTPIRAEMTDFGLFQKMSEAGFAQGIRRP encoded by the coding sequence ATGCGCATCCTGATCAGCAACGACGATGGAATCATGGCGAAGGGGATCGTTGCCCTCGCCGAGGCACTTCTCCCGCTGGGCCGCGTCAGCGTCGCCGCCCCCAACCGCGAGCGAAGCGCCTGCAGCCACTCGCTCACGCTCGAACACCCCTTGCGCGCGACATCGGTGCATTTCCCGGTGCCGGTACACGACGCATGGGCCATCAGCGGAACGCCGTCGGACTGCGTGAAACTCGCGATCGGCCAGCTCCTCAGGGAACCCCCGGACGTCGTCGTGTCCGGCATCAACAAGGGGGCCAACCTGAGCGTCGACGTGTTCTACTCCGGAACCGCTGCCGCGGCGATGGAAGGCGCGTTCGCCGGTTTCCCCGCGTTCGCCTTTTCCCTGGCCAGCTACGACCCCGCCAGCGACTTCACCTGCGCCGCCAAATGGGCTGCTGCATGCCTGAAATACGTCATGGAACACGGGCCTGAAAAAAATATCATGTATAATATAAATATGCCGGCGCTTCCCGAACGCGACGTAAAAGGGGTCCGCGTCACGCGAATGGGGCACGTGCGATATCGCGAGTCGTTCGAGTGCCGCAAAGATCCGAACGGCAAGCCATACTACTGGCTGTGCGGCGATCCCGAGATCCTCGATCAGAGCCCGGAATGCGACATCGTCGCCGTGCGCGAGGGATACGTTTCCGTCACTCCCATCCGTGCCGAGATGACGGACTTCGGCCTGTTTCAGAAAATGTCCGAAGCGGGCTTCGCCCAAGGGATTCGACGGCCCTGA
- a CDS encoding biotin--[acetyl-CoA-carboxylase] ligase produces the protein MSGARADGAPGGVRQLRVCMDRIPAWRGHRLEWVESTGSTNGDLNVAGDMRLLVAGHQTAGRGQRGRTWTAAPGAGLLFSFTWIWPDVDTAWEIPIRTGLSVRSALLPFAEAEDRIWLKWPNDICLDDGKLGGILVESTLREDGLHLVIGIGINLRDPGRLDDDEPGTRMRPAALDECGESARAADRWTVLGAFVRSWADQMDLARSGGEALRAAYVEAARPFWGRNVRIALGDGEIVEGRAMSLAARGALEILEKNGGHRLVTDARRLFLVGE, from the coding sequence GTGAGTGGAGCGCGCGCCGACGGTGCCCCGGGGGGAGTGCGCCAGCTTCGCGTCTGCATGGATCGGATTCCCGCATGGAGGGGCCATCGTCTCGAATGGGTCGAGTCTACCGGCTCGACGAACGGGGATCTCAACGTCGCCGGCGATATGCGCCTTCTGGTTGCCGGGCACCAGACCGCGGGCCGCGGGCAGCGCGGAAGAACGTGGACGGCCGCTCCCGGCGCGGGGCTGCTGTTTTCCTTCACGTGGATCTGGCCGGACGTCGATACGGCATGGGAAATTCCGATCAGAACGGGACTTTCCGTCCGATCCGCCCTCCTCCCCTTCGCGGAGGCTGAAGACCGGATCTGGCTGAAATGGCCGAATGACATCTGTCTCGACGACGGAAAACTTGGCGGAATTCTCGTCGAATCGACCCTCAGGGAGGACGGTCTGCATCTTGTGATCGGCATCGGCATCAACCTGCGCGACCCGGGAAGGCTTGATGACGACGAGCCCGGAACGCGGATGAGACCGGCGGCTCTCGACGAGTGCGGGGAATCGGCCCGCGCCGCCGACCGCTGGACCGTTCTCGGAGCGTTCGTCCGTTCCTGGGCCGATCAGATGGACCTTGCCCGTTCGGGGGGGGAGGCGTTGAGAGCGGCCTATGTCGAAGCCGCCCGGCCGTTCTGGGGGCGGAACGTGCGCATCGCCCTGGGCGACGGCGAAATCGTGGAAGGGCGGGCGATGTCTCTGGCCGCTCGCGGGGCGCTCGAAATCCTCGAAAAAAACGGCGGGCATCGGCTCGTCACCGATGCCCGTCGACTTTTTCTCGTCGGGGAGTGA
- the grpE gene encoding nucleotide exchange factor GrpE, giving the protein MIPGEEKGEISNEFFKKLNQQIVQKDNLIKLLQLQIKTLKSQADEAAEGPKKADLEKALEAKETEVRRLEASLAEGKAELDSRLREKEEQIRSLQQLLEQHQQDQQEALAASAAEARIPELESRITELEGRIEHEKQARAAVEAAGQAADEELQKLKAELEAARAAGEEVQKLKADLEVAQAMAAEREKLLETIADLERELADAKAKGAELVLTSSPEESTRISELEQDVATLKGLIAEKDEQLSTLLAPGGAVISEVDLQALKLEINSTKQALQEAMARAMRADELEKLIPELENQVAELPELRRKVAMLENSSAGLDEMPLKYAALEAERQALQEEVLALKARPSASLDDLAKLSRLNEEFGRRLAQSEEEKTKLRQEILDLRMNLNMQHDTTVHDPNVRIEIEQLTGQVADQLVAIQKLEGLLTQQKRDLITKDEEIATLKQKLAAAEDSTSVISADSDNQIISGFIDFFDGLDAFLSKNQNPELQSLHRKLLDRLIIPNKIQYMPVVSEIYDPQRHVATDYFRSDKFPEKCIVFEVEKGYRKGDSVIKKSKVWVVQNLYHCASCDALQGNPDSRFCHLCGKKITAPNGLPVDSLPTFEPTATTYLRFAERMIETKQFDKAREYLKEGLSIDPQSVPILLRLADVYAQASEFSESLVLLKQAQAVKEDPRIADRIKQLEVKITIYEQARSLNLSPEEFDKLVNLIQK; this is encoded by the coding sequence ATGATTCCTGGTGAGGAAAAAGGCGAAATCAGTAACGAGTTTTTCAAAAAACTCAATCAGCAGATCGTCCAGAAGGACAACCTCATCAAGCTGCTGCAATTGCAGATCAAGACGCTGAAATCCCAGGCTGATGAAGCCGCCGAGGGGCCGAAGAAGGCCGATCTGGAAAAGGCTCTTGAGGCGAAGGAAACCGAAGTGAGGCGTCTCGAAGCCAGTCTGGCCGAGGGAAAAGCCGAACTCGATTCCCGTCTTCGCGAGAAAGAAGAGCAGATCCGCTCCCTCCAGCAGCTCCTGGAACAACACCAGCAGGACCAGCAGGAAGCCTTGGCCGCTTCTGCCGCGGAAGCCCGGATTCCGGAACTCGAATCGCGGATAACCGAACTTGAAGGCCGGATCGAACACGAAAAACAGGCGCGCGCCGCCGTCGAAGCCGCGGGGCAGGCTGCCGACGAAGAGCTCCAGAAGCTCAAAGCCGAACTCGAGGCCGCCCGGGCCGCCGGAGAAGAAGTCCAGAAGCTCAAGGCCGATCTCGAGGTCGCCCAGGCGATGGCGGCCGAACGGGAAAAACTGCTGGAAACCATAGCCGACCTCGAACGCGAACTTGCCGACGCAAAGGCGAAGGGCGCAGAGCTCGTGCTGACCTCCTCTCCCGAGGAATCGACCCGAATCTCCGAACTCGAACAGGACGTGGCCACTCTCAAGGGGCTCATTGCCGAGAAGGACGAACAGCTCTCGACCCTGCTGGCTCCGGGCGGCGCCGTGATATCCGAGGTTGATCTCCAGGCTCTGAAGCTCGAAATCAATTCGACGAAGCAGGCGCTCCAGGAGGCGATGGCCCGCGCGATGCGCGCCGACGAGCTCGAAAAGCTGATTCCCGAACTTGAAAACCAGGTCGCCGAACTGCCCGAGTTGCGCCGCAAAGTCGCGATGCTCGAAAACAGCAGCGCCGGCCTCGACGAGATGCCTCTCAAATATGCGGCTCTCGAAGCCGAGCGTCAGGCCCTCCAGGAGGAAGTCCTCGCCCTGAAGGCGAGACCGTCCGCCTCGCTGGACGATCTTGCGAAGCTGAGCCGCCTCAACGAGGAGTTCGGGCGCAGACTCGCCCAGAGCGAGGAGGAAAAGACGAAACTCCGCCAGGAGATCCTCGACTTGCGCATGAACCTCAACATGCAGCACGACACCACGGTGCATGATCCGAACGTGCGCATCGAGATCGAGCAGTTGACGGGACAGGTCGCCGACCAGTTGGTGGCAATTCAGAAGCTCGAAGGTCTGCTGACGCAGCAGAAGCGAGACCTCATCACGAAGGACGAGGAGATCGCAACCCTGAAACAGAAGCTCGCGGCGGCCGAGGACTCCACCTCCGTCATCTCGGCCGACTCCGACAACCAGATCATTTCCGGCTTCATCGACTTCTTCGACGGCCTCGACGCGTTCCTGTCGAAGAACCAGAACCCCGAACTCCAGAGCCTGCATCGCAAGCTGCTCGACCGGCTCATTATCCCGAACAAGATCCAGTATATGCCGGTCGTCTCCGAGATCTACGATCCCCAGCGGCACGTCGCGACCGATTATTTCCGCTCCGACAAATTCCCCGAGAAATGCATCGTGTTCGAGGTCGAAAAGGGCTACCGCAAAGGCGACTCGGTCATTAAAAAGTCGAAGGTATGGGTCGTCCAGAACCTGTATCACTGTGCCAGCTGCGATGCCCTCCAGGGCAATCCCGACAGCCGGTTCTGCCACCTGTGCGGCAAGAAAATCACGGCTCCGAACGGGCTTCCCGTCGACAGCCTGCCGACCTTCGAGCCGACCGCGACCACGTATCTGCGGTTCGCCGAGCGCATGATCGAGACCAAGCAGTTTGACAAGGCCCGTGAATACCTGAAGGAAGGCCTCTCGATCGATCCGCAGTCGGTGCCGATCCTGCTCAGGCTCGCCGACGTCTACGCGCAGGCCTCCGAATTCTCCGAATCGCTCGTCCTGCTCAAGCAGGCTCAGGCGGTCAAGGAAGATCCGAGAATCGCCGATCGCATCAAGCAGCTCGAGGTCAAGATCACGATCTACGAACAGGCGCGCAGCCTCAATCTGAGCCCCGAAGAGTTCGATAAGCTGGTCAACCTCATCCAGAAATAA